One segment of Nitrospirota bacterium DNA contains the following:
- a CDS encoding ABC transporter permease: MQVKRAVRVWQRHFTVYTKLYKSSLSLNFVEPALYLGALGLGLGKYVQNIGGQSYVHYIAPGMVAYSAMFAAAYECTYGTYLRMTYQKTFDAQLATPVNLDDLVTGEMIWGATKSVLYGCIIIAVISAFGLVGSPLIVLSVPFLFLTGFIFAALSVLYAAAVPGIDYFNYYFTLFTTPIFLFSGIFFPLEGLPDILRDIAFFNPLYHTVNITRGTSAGAFPFRDALWLLVAAGILAPYPYRLMRRRLLIKGGRSPF; this comes from the coding sequence TGTCGCTGAACTTCGTGGAGCCCGCCCTTTACCTCGGGGCCCTCGGCCTGGGGCTGGGCAAGTACGTCCAGAACATAGGCGGGCAGTCCTACGTGCATTACATCGCCCCGGGGATGGTGGCCTACTCGGCCATGTTCGCCGCCGCCTACGAGTGCACCTACGGGACCTACCTCCGGATGACCTACCAGAAGACCTTCGACGCCCAGCTGGCAACGCCGGTGAACCTCGACGACCTCGTCACGGGGGAAATGATATGGGGGGCCACAAAGAGCGTCCTCTACGGGTGCATCATCATAGCCGTCATCTCCGCCTTCGGGCTGGTGGGCTCGCCCCTGATAGTCCTGTCGGTGCCCTTTCTGTTCCTGACGGGCTTCATCTTCGCGGCCCTCTCGGTCCTCTATGCCGCGGCGGTCCCCGGCATCGACTACTTCAATTACTACTTCACGCTGTTTACGACGCCCATCTTTCTGTTCTCCGGCATTTTCTTCCCCCTGGAGGGCCTTCCGGACATCCTCCGGGACATCGCCTTCTTCAACCCCCTCTACCACACGGTGAACATCACCCGGGGCACTTCCGCCGGAGCGTTCCCCTTCCGGGACGCCCTGTGGCTCCTGGTGGCCGCGGGCATCCTGGCGCCCTACCCCTACAGGCTCATGCGCAGGCGCCTCCTCATCAAGGGCGGCCGGTCTCCTTTTTAG